A single region of the Bacteroides luhongzhouii genome encodes:
- a CDS encoding GNAT family N-acetyltransferase, with product MDYEIIHQPEQKLFKTEVDGRTAFVQYRLLGDSLDIIHTVVPRPIEGRGIAAALVKAAYDYAITNEMKPKATCSYAVKWLERHPELG from the coding sequence ATGGATTACGAAATTATTCATCAACCCGAACAGAAACTGTTCAAGACTGAAGTAGACGGTCGCACCGCCTTTGTACAATATCGCCTCTTAGGTGATTCTCTCGACATTATTCATACCGTCGTGCCCCGTCCGATAGAAGGGCGCGGAATAGCCGCTGCGCTGGTAAAAGCTGCGTACGACTATGCAATAACCAATGAGATGAAACCAAAAGCCACTTGTTCCTACGCGGTAAAGTGGTTGGAACGCCATCCGGAACTGGGGTAA
- a CDS encoding MgtC/SapB family protein — translation MMLNIDFVIRLLVAGILGAIIGLDREYRAKEAGYRTHFLVSLGSALIMIVSQYGFQEIIKESSVTLDPSRVAAQVVSGIGFIGAGTIIFQKQIVRGLTTAAGIWATAGIGLAVGAGMYTIGIAAMVLTLIGLELLTYLFKSIGMKSSMVSFSTTNKDTLKQIADKFNSKDYLIVSYEMETLHKGEAEFYQVSMVIKSKRNNDEGHLLSLIQEFPEVTVQRIE, via the coding sequence ATGATGTTGAACATAGATTTCGTAATTCGTTTATTGGTCGCCGGAATACTGGGGGCGATCATCGGACTGGATCGTGAATACCGTGCCAAAGAGGCCGGATACCGTACTCATTTCCTCGTATCGCTAGGCAGTGCCCTGATTATGATTGTTTCTCAATACGGATTTCAGGAGATTATAAAAGAAAGCAGTGTCACGCTTGATCCCAGTCGTGTGGCGGCACAAGTCGTCAGTGGTATCGGATTTATCGGTGCGGGAACCATCATCTTCCAAAAGCAGATTGTACGCGGACTGACTACCGCCGCAGGAATCTGGGCAACAGCCGGTATCGGACTGGCAGTAGGCGCAGGAATGTACACCATCGGCATTGCTGCCATGGTATTGACCCTCATCGGACTGGAATTACTTACTTACCTGTTTAAAAGCATCGGAATGAAAAGCTCGATGGTTTCTTTCTCTACTACCAACAAAGACACTCTGAAACAAATAGCGGACAAATTCAACTCTAAAGACTACCTGATAGTCTCTTACGAAATGGAAACATTACATAAGGGTGAAGCAGAGTTTTATCAGGTGAGTATGGTCATCAAGTCGAAACGAAATAACGATGAAGGACATTTGCTTTCATTGATACAGGAGTTTCCGGAGGTAACAGTGCAGCGAATTGAATAA
- a CDS encoding nitrous oxide-stimulated promoter family protein, translated as MKESRIAHEKKTVELMIRLYCRKKEKNNILCTDCEELLRYAHARLDRCPFGEKKGACKECTVHCYKPVLRERMRQVMRFSGPRMLFYAPWQTIRHLLNL; from the coding sequence ATGAAGGAATCACGCATCGCACACGAAAAGAAAACAGTAGAGTTAATGATCCGCCTCTATTGTCGGAAAAAAGAAAAAAACAACATTCTTTGTACCGACTGTGAAGAGTTGCTTCGCTATGCGCATGCCCGTCTCGACCGTTGTCCGTTTGGAGAGAAAAAGGGTGCATGCAAAGAGTGCACGGTACATTGTTACAAGCCCGTCCTGCGCGAACGAATGCGACAGGTAATGCGTTTTTCCGGACCGAGAATGCTGTTCTATGCACCCTGGCAAACCATACGACATTTATTGAACCTATAA
- a CDS encoding zinc ribbon domain-containing protein, whose protein sequence is MEQKICQSCGMPIDDSTFGKEADGSKNQDYCHYCYADGHFTKECTMDEMIELNLNYLDEFNKDSEVKYTVEEARKTMKEFFPQLKRWK, encoded by the coding sequence ATGGAACAAAAAATTTGTCAAAGTTGCGGTATGCCGATAGACGACTCAACTTTTGGAAAAGAAGCAGACGGTAGCAAGAATCAGGATTATTGCCACTATTGCTATGCGGACGGACATTTCACAAAAGAGTGTACAATGGACGAAATGATCGAACTCAACCTGAATTATCTGGATGAGTTCAATAAAGACTCGGAAGTGAAATACACGGTGGAAGAAGCACGTAAAACGATGAAAGAGTTCTTTCCACAGTTGAAGAGATGGAAATAA
- a CDS encoding SDR family NAD(P)-dependent oxidoreductase, with product MRKAIIIGATSGIGQEVAKCLLLEGWKIGVAGRRQSSLENLQRAAPDQIQIQALDVTQEDASEKLNLLIDKLGGMDLFLLSSGIGFQNMDMNMEVELNTARTNVEGFIRMVDTAFMYFKKNGGGHLAVISSIAGTKGLGVAPAYSATKRFQNTYIDALEQLSYLQKLHIRFTDIRPGFVATDLLNDGTHYPLLMDAAKVGRHISWSLKRKQRVAVIDWRYRILVFFWKMIPRWMWKRLPVKTN from the coding sequence ATGAGAAAAGCCATTATCATAGGGGCCACCTCCGGTATCGGACAGGAAGTTGCAAAATGCCTGTTACTGGAAGGCTGGAAAATCGGAGTAGCCGGCAGACGGCAATCTTCTCTCGAAAACTTGCAACGGGCAGCACCGGATCAAATTCAAATCCAAGCATTGGACGTAACCCAAGAGGACGCAAGCGAAAAGCTGAATCTGCTCATCGACAAACTAGGCGGCATGGATTTGTTTCTTCTTAGTTCCGGCATCGGTTTCCAGAATATGGACATGAATATGGAAGTAGAACTGAATACAGCACGTACCAATGTAGAAGGCTTTATCCGGATGGTGGATACCGCTTTCATGTACTTCAAGAAAAACGGAGGCGGACACCTGGCCGTTATCAGTTCCATTGCCGGAACGAAAGGCCTCGGAGTTGCTCCTGCCTATTCTGCCACCAAACGTTTTCAAAACACTTATATAGATGCGCTCGAACAACTGTCATACCTGCAAAAACTACATATCCGTTTTACCGATATTCGTCCCGGATTTGTTGCCACCGATTTACTGAATGACGGAACGCATTATCCACTGCTGATGGACGCCGCCAAAGTGGGCCGTCATATCTCCTGGTCGCTGAAGCGGAAACAACGGGTGGCAGTAATCGACTGGCGCTACCGGATTCTGGTGTTTTTCTGGAAAATGATTCCCCGCTGGATGTGGAAACGCCTGCCGGTGAAAACAAATTAA
- a CDS encoding TIGR03915 family putative DNA repair protein, translated as MNIYIYDKTFDGLLTAVFDAYFRKTFPDDLLSEGDALPLFYDELHTVVTDEEKAGRVWRGLQKKVSVSALGCLTQSWLSELPEVGMLIFRYIRKAIDSPRSIETNFGDPDVLQLAQIWKKVDGERVHLMQFVRFQKAADGTFFAAFEPQYNALPLTVHHFKDRFADQKWIIYDMKRRYGFYYDLQEVTTISFDDDSRESHLITGMLDESLMDKDEKLFQQLWKTYFKAICIKERINPRKHRQDMPVRYWKYLTEKQK; from the coding sequence GTGAATATTTATATCTACGATAAAACCTTTGATGGTCTGCTGACTGCCGTGTTCGACGCCTATTTCCGCAAGACCTTTCCTGATGACTTATTGTCGGAAGGAGATGCTTTACCCTTATTTTATGATGAGTTACATACCGTAGTCACCGATGAAGAAAAGGCCGGGCGTGTGTGGCGGGGATTGCAGAAGAAAGTCTCTGTTTCTGCTTTGGGCTGCCTCACACAAAGTTGGCTGTCGGAGCTTCCGGAGGTAGGGATGCTTATTTTTCGTTATATCCGTAAAGCGATCGACTCACCCCGTTCCATCGAAACCAATTTTGGCGATCCGGACGTTTTGCAATTGGCGCAAATATGGAAGAAAGTGGATGGCGAACGTGTGCACCTGATGCAGTTTGTCCGTTTTCAGAAAGCTGCGGATGGTACATTCTTTGCGGCTTTCGAACCGCAGTATAATGCGCTTCCTCTTACCGTCCACCATTTCAAAGACCGTTTTGCCGATCAGAAGTGGATTATTTACGACATGAAACGCCGTTATGGTTTTTATTATGACTTGCAAGAAGTGACGACCATCTCGTTTGATGATGACAGCCGTGAATCTCATCTGATTACGGGGATGCTGGATGAAAGTCTGATGGACAAGGATGAGAAGCTTTTCCAACAACTCTGGAAAACTTATTTCAAGGCCATTTGTATCAAAGAACGTATCAATCCAAGAAAGCACAGGCAAGATATGCCTGTACGTTATTGGAAGTATCTGACGGAAAAGCAGAAATAG
- a CDS encoding lytic transglycosylase domain-containing protein, whose amino-acid sequence MKKQTKINYILTLILVFCIGASMPILTGSSQVTEQHSAKSEVPYCVTSPTVPAQVTFDGETIDLRRYDRRERMDREMMAFTYMHSTTMLLIKRANRYFPLIEPILKANGIPDDFKYLMVIESNLNNIARSPAGAAGLWQFMPATGREFGLEVNDNIDERYHIEKATVAACKYFKQAYAKYGDWMAVSAAYNAGQGRISSQLDKQLASHAMDLWLVEETSRYMFRLLAAKEILNNPQRYGFLLKREHLYPPIPYKKVTVTTSIDDLNDYAKSQGITYAQLRDANPWLRDTSLKNRTGKTYTLYIPTQEGMYYDPKKTEAYNKQWVID is encoded by the coding sequence ATGAAGAAACAAACTAAAATCAACTATATTCTTACACTTATATTAGTATTTTGCATCGGCGCATCCATGCCTATATTGACAGGCAGCAGCCAGGTGACCGAACAACATTCCGCTAAATCGGAAGTACCTTATTGCGTCACCTCGCCCACCGTTCCCGCCCAAGTTACCTTTGACGGGGAAACCATTGACCTCCGCCGCTATGACCGCCGCGAACGGATGGATCGTGAAATGATGGCTTTCACCTATATGCATTCCACCACCATGCTACTGATAAAACGTGCCAACCGGTATTTCCCCCTCATAGAACCGATACTGAAAGCCAACGGCATCCCCGACGACTTCAAATACCTGATGGTAATCGAAAGCAACCTGAACAACATCGCCCGCTCTCCGGCAGGAGCAGCAGGATTGTGGCAGTTTATGCCCGCCACCGGACGGGAATTCGGACTGGAAGTGAACGACAACATAGACGAACGCTACCACATTGAAAAAGCAACCGTAGCCGCCTGCAAATATTTCAAACAAGCGTATGCCAAATATGGAGACTGGATGGCTGTCTCCGCCGCCTACAATGCCGGACAGGGACGTATCTCCTCCCAACTCGACAAGCAATTGGCAAGTCATGCCATGGACTTATGGCTGGTAGAAGAAACTTCCCGCTATATGTTCCGCCTATTGGCAGCCAAAGAGATACTCAACAACCCGCAACGTTACGGATTTCTGCTGAAGCGGGAACATCTATATCCGCCTATTCCTTACAAAAAGGTGACTGTCACCACTTCCATCGATGATTTGAATGATTATGCCAAATCACAAGGTATCACTTATGCACAACTCCGTGATGCCAACCCCTGGCTGCGCGACACCTCATTAAAAAACAGGACCGGAAAGACATACACCCTCTATATTCCCACACAAGAAGGAATGTATTACGATCCGAAAAAAACAGAGGCTTACAATAAACAATGGGTCATTGACTGA
- a CDS encoding TIGR01777 family oxidoreductase, with protein MNIAMTGATGYIGKHLSNYLTEKGGHRIIPLGRSMFREGMSGHLIQTLTHCDVIINLAGAPINKRWTPEYKQELFNSRIVVTHRIIRALNAVKTKPKLMISASAVGYYPPEVEADEYTRTRGDGFLSDLCYAWEKEAKHCPEPTRLVITRFGVVLSPDGGAMQQMLRPLQTTKVATAIGPGTQAFPWIAMHDLCRAMEFFITHEETRGVYNLVAPQQISQYSFTREMGKAYQAWTTIIAPQRAFRIFYGEAASFLTAGQKVRPTRLTEAGFRFSIPTVERLFKGTDHSTVTSLDLNRYMGLWYEIARYENRFEHGLVDVTATYTLRSDGTIRVENRGCKRNSPYDICKTANGHAKIPDPAQPGKLKVSFFLNFYSDYYILELDEENYNYALVGSSTNKYLWILSRTPQLPEEIKKKLVTAAERRGYDTNRLQWIEQL; from the coding sequence ATGAATATAGCAATGACCGGAGCTACCGGATATATAGGTAAACATCTTTCCAACTATCTCACAGAAAAGGGCGGACATCGGATTATTCCCTTGGGAAGATCGATGTTCCGCGAAGGTATGTCCGGACATTTGATTCAGACATTGACGCATTGCGACGTAATCATCAACCTGGCTGGCGCACCCATTAATAAGCGTTGGACACCGGAGTACAAACAGGAATTGTTCAACAGCCGCATTGTGGTGACGCATCGTATTATCCGTGCATTAAATGCTGTCAAGACAAAACCGAAACTGATGATTTCAGCTTCCGCTGTGGGCTATTATCCTCCGGAAGTAGAAGCGGACGAATATACCCGTACCCGCGGCGACGGTTTTCTTTCCGATCTTTGTTATGCATGGGAGAAAGAAGCTAAACATTGTCCCGAACCTACCCGGCTCGTCATTACACGCTTTGGTGTAGTGCTTTCTCCGGATGGAGGGGCGATGCAGCAGATGCTTCGCCCTTTGCAAACCACAAAGGTAGCTACCGCCATCGGTCCCGGTACTCAGGCTTTTCCGTGGATAGCCATGCACGACCTTTGTCGCGCCATGGAGTTTTTTATCACTCACGAAGAAACGCGAGGTGTGTATAATCTGGTAGCTCCGCAACAGATTTCACAATATTCTTTTACCCGTGAGATGGGAAAAGCTTATCAGGCATGGACAACGATTATTGCTCCGCAACGGGCTTTCCGTATATTTTACGGTGAAGCGGCCTCCTTCCTGACAGCCGGTCAGAAAGTCCGCCCGACACGTCTGACAGAAGCCGGGTTTCGTTTTTCCATCCCTACTGTCGAACGTCTTTTTAAAGGTACGGACCACAGTACGGTTACCTCTCTCGACTTGAACCGATATATGGGACTTTGGTACGAAATAGCCCGCTACGAGAACCGTTTTGAACACGGACTGGTAGATGTCACGGCCACTTACACGCTTCGTTCTGACGGCACGATTCGTGTGGAGAACCGAGGGTGCAAGCGCAATTCCCCTTACGATATCTGCAAGACTGCCAACGGACACGCCAAGATACCCGATCCCGCGCAACCGGGTAAACTGAAAGTCTCTTTCTTCCTTAATTTCTACTCTGATTATTACATATTGGAGCTGGATGAAGAGAATTACAACTATGCCCTTGTAGGTAGCAGTACCAATAAATATCTCTGGATACTAAGCCGCACGCCGCAGCTGCCCGAGGAAATCAAAAAGAAACTTGTCACTGCTGCCGAACGTCGTGGTTACGATACAAACCGGTTGCAATGGATAGAGCAACTTTGA
- a CDS encoding PAS domain-containing hybrid sensor histidine kinase/response regulator — translation MNEKETLPSENNQTIFEQEITELIHEKVLFAESIYARLPISIEMYDTDGVLRFINDHALKMYGVNDRNSVVGTVNLFSSPYMDEQLKARIQGGEENIMLEFEYDFNRINEDEYFTTHNKNSMIFEVQVIPLWNKAGDIIGHMLLSNDKTVVKETEFRTEENKKNLEMAMEAANMSSWVYDVRKKTFSSLHGTSIVKEKMTLDELLDILHPQDCEQLRLVFSQLINKEIENGQITLRFFDEAEKQYRHYESRMRLSAEHMGKLLIIGTQLDITERLQMVKKTQELITKRELAMQVSNIIHWDFDVRSQKFESYHDPINDYASNKLLSITEYMEVIHPDDRSAAYDAMQSMLSGKEITINFTCRIQTKYDDSWQYCNILGVPFEKDEDGNNIRFTGFRQNISKLHQLDEEVKERNYKMELTFKTIGMSYWDFDVLTRQFKAFNDPVNDYHPERTITPNDYMEVTHPEDWDCVCKHIEYMIRRTDKEFSFQYRSKSKWENEWQTLIVTGIPVERDKKGNVTRYTGIKFNNTKWEKMAQELKELKEKAELSDRLKSAFLANMSHEIRTPLNAIVGFSGLMVHCDDPAEKEEYMNIIESNNELLLRLINDILDLSKIESGILERKREKFNLSRVCNELYMMIQQKMTNPDVKLFVDNPCSDCWIFLDVNRLKQVWMNFLTNAVKCTHAGFIKMGYSIENEGIRFYVQDSGVGIPVELQDRVFGRFQKLNEFAQGTGLGLAISRAIIEGAGGEIGFTSNPGIGSTFWAWVPCKIDTQENGEIQDSKNTSATPAPAQQIPSLSEINKKDFKVLIAEDNDSNFSLVQHILFKYNLTRVKNGVEALEKLRNEQYDIILMDMKMPIMGGLEAVRKIREFNTTVPIIALTAYAFDSDRASAMEAGCNAFLTKPLSKSQLLGLFSTKYQ, via the coding sequence ATGAATGAAAAGGAAACTCTTCCCAGTGAAAACAACCAAACAATCTTCGAACAAGAAATAACCGAATTAATACACGAGAAAGTTCTGTTTGCGGAAAGTATATATGCCCGCCTACCAATAAGCATAGAGATGTATGACACGGACGGCGTTTTACGTTTCATCAATGACCACGCATTGAAAATGTATGGAGTGAATGACCGGAATAGCGTAGTAGGCACAGTCAACCTGTTTTCCAGTCCTTATATGGATGAGCAGCTCAAAGCCAGAATACAAGGTGGGGAAGAAAATATAATGCTGGAATTTGAGTATGATTTCAACCGCATCAATGAAGACGAGTATTTTACGACTCATAACAAGAACAGCATGATTTTCGAAGTCCAGGTAATCCCCTTATGGAATAAAGCAGGAGACATCATCGGACATATGCTACTCTCCAACGACAAAACAGTGGTAAAAGAAACGGAATTCCGGACAGAAGAAAACAAGAAAAACCTGGAGATGGCGATGGAGGCCGCCAATATGTCTTCCTGGGTATATGATGTCCGCAAAAAAACATTCAGTTCATTACATGGTACGTCCATTGTGAAAGAAAAAATGACATTGGACGAATTATTGGATATATTGCATCCGCAGGACTGTGAACAGTTGCGCCTCGTGTTTTCACAGCTAATAAATAAGGAAATCGAAAACGGACAAATCACCTTACGCTTCTTCGATGAAGCCGAAAAACAATATCGCCACTATGAAAGCAGAATGCGTCTATCGGCCGAGCACATGGGGAAATTATTGATTATCGGAACCCAGCTGGACATTACCGAAAGATTACAAATGGTAAAGAAAACGCAGGAACTGATAACCAAACGCGAACTTGCCATGCAGGTGAGCAATATCATTCACTGGGATTTCGATGTACGTAGCCAGAAATTCGAGTCCTACCACGACCCTATCAACGATTACGCAAGCAACAAACTGCTCTCCATCACAGAATATATGGAAGTCATCCATCCCGATGACCGTTCTGCCGCCTATGACGCCATGCAATCTATGCTTTCGGGAAAAGAGATCACTATCAATTTCACCTGTCGCATACAAACAAAATACGACGATTCATGGCAGTACTGCAACATCCTGGGCGTACCTTTTGAGAAGGATGAAGACGGCAACAACATACGCTTCACCGGTTTCCGCCAAAACATATCCAAACTTCACCAACTGGACGAGGAAGTAAAAGAAAGAAACTACAAAATGGAGCTCACTTTCAAGACTATCGGAATGTCTTACTGGGATTTTGATGTCCTGACCAGGCAGTTCAAAGCATTCAACGACCCCGTCAACGACTATCACCCGGAAAGGACCATCACGCCGAACGATTACATGGAAGTTACCCATCCGGAAGATTGGGACTGTGTTTGCAAACATATCGAATATATGATTCGGCGGACAGACAAGGAATTCAGTTTCCAGTACCGTTCCAAAAGTAAATGGGAGAATGAATGGCAAACTCTGATTGTAACGGGAATCCCCGTGGAAAGAGATAAAAAAGGAAACGTCACCCGCTATACCGGTATCAAGTTCAACAATACAAAATGGGAAAAGATGGCGCAGGAACTGAAAGAGCTGAAAGAAAAAGCGGAACTTTCCGACCGGCTCAAATCTGCCTTCCTCGCCAATATGAGCCATGAAATACGTACGCCTCTGAACGCCATTGTAGGCTTCTCCGGTCTGATGGTACATTGCGATGATCCGGCCGAAAAAGAAGAATACATGAATATCATCGAATCGAACAACGAATTGTTGCTGCGGCTCATTAATGATATTCTCGATCTCTCCAAAATAGAATCGGGAATCCTCGAACGTAAGAGAGAGAAATTCAATCTGTCAAGAGTCTGCAACGAGCTGTATATGATGATTCAACAAAAAATGACTAATCCCGACGTGAAACTCTTTGTTGACAATCCTTGTTCGGACTGCTGGATATTTCTCGATGTCAACCGCCTGAAACAGGTATGGATGAATTTCCTTACCAATGCGGTGAAATGTACCCACGCAGGATTTATCAAAATGGGATATAGTATAGAAAACGAAGGAATACGATTCTATGTACAGGATTCGGGTGTCGGTATCCCGGTGGAATTGCAGGATAGAGTATTCGGTCGTTTCCAAAAGCTCAACGAATTTGCACAAGGCACAGGGCTCGGACTGGCCATTTCCAGAGCAATCATAGAGGGCGCAGGAGGAGAAATCGGCTTTACTTCCAATCCTGGTATCGGTTCCACTTTCTGGGCATGGGTTCCCTGTAAAATAGATACACAGGAGAATGGTGAAATACAAGATAGTAAAAATACGTCTGCGACACCGGCTCCCGCACAGCAAATACCTTCATTGAGCGAAATCAACAAGAAAGATTTCAAAGTACTGATTGCTGAAGATAATGACAGTAACTTTTCTTTAGTGCAGCACATTCTCTTCAAATACAATCTCACACGAGTAAAAAATGGAGTGGAAGCGCTTGAGAAGTTGCGCAACGAACAGTATGACATCATCCTTATGGATATGAAGATGCCGATTATGGGCGGACTCGAAGCAGTACGAAAAATCAGGGAATTCAATACCACAGTTCCGATTATCGCCCTGACAGCTTACGCATTCGATTCTGACAGAGCGAGTGCCATGGAAGCAGGTTGCAACGCATTCCTCACCAAACCATTAAGCAAAAGCCAATTATTAGGACTTTTTTCTACCAAATATCAATAA
- a CDS encoding ion transporter: MKLKERIHRFLHDEKLKRKLYVIIFESDTPAGKLFDVILIGCILVSVLLVIIESLKGLPSFLTTPFVIMEYLFTAFFTFEYLTRIYCSPRPRKYIFSFFGIVDLLATLPLYIGLLFPGARYLLIIRAFRLIRVFRVFKLFNFLNEGERLLTALRESSKKIAVFFLFVVILVTSIGTLMYMIEGTQPNSQFNNIPNSIYWAIVTMTTVGYGDITPITGLGKFLSACVMLIGYTIIAVPTGIVSASMMKDYKRRRDKECPHCHRSGHEDNAEFCKYCGHHLNPSETDVEKK; this comes from the coding sequence ATGAAACTGAAAGAAAGAATCCATCGTTTTTTACATGACGAAAAACTGAAACGAAAGTTGTATGTCATCATCTTCGAATCGGACACTCCCGCCGGGAAACTGTTCGACGTGATTCTTATCGGTTGTATTCTGGTCAGCGTACTGCTTGTCATCATCGAAAGCCTGAAAGGACTTCCCAGCTTTCTGACGACTCCGTTCGTTATTATGGAATATCTTTTCACCGCCTTCTTTACTTTCGAGTACTTGACGAGAATCTACTGCTCGCCCCGTCCCCGGAAATACATATTCAGCTTCTTCGGAATCGTAGACTTGCTGGCCACCCTTCCTCTCTACATCGGACTGCTCTTCCCCGGTGCACGCTATCTGCTCATCATCCGTGCTTTCCGCCTGATACGGGTATTCCGTGTCTTCAAGCTCTTCAACTTTCTGAATGAGGGCGAACGACTGCTCACCGCCTTACGCGAAAGCAGCAAGAAGATTGCGGTATTTTTCTTATTTGTCGTCATCCTGGTGACTTCCATCGGCACACTGATGTATATGATTGAAGGAACACAACCCAACTCACAGTTCAACAACATTCCGAACAGCATTTACTGGGCTATCGTCACCATGACTACCGTAGGCTATGGAGACATTACCCCCATCACCGGTCTCGGGAAGTTCCTTTCCGCCTGTGTCATGCTAATCGGTTACACGATTATTGCCGTACCGACAGGGATTGTATCCGCCTCCATGATGAAAGACTACAAACGCAGAAGAGACAAAGAATGTCCCCACTGCCATCGTTCGGGACACGAAGACAATGCCGAGTTTTGCAAATATTGCGGACATCATCTGAATCCATCCGAAACAGACGTGGAAAAGAAATAA
- a CDS encoding DUF2809 domain-containing protein, which yields MKKRFFYIISFLLIFCIEVLIALYVRDNFIRPYVGDMLVVVLVYSFVRIFLPTGIPRMPFYVFLFACFVEVLQYFQLVEMLGITNHAARIILGSTFDWADIACYAAGCVFIVLFERLFQHKS from the coding sequence ATGAAGAAAAGATTTTTTTATATAATCAGCTTTTTGCTGATCTTTTGTATAGAGGTGCTGATAGCTTTGTATGTACGTGATAATTTCATACGTCCTTATGTCGGAGATATGCTGGTGGTAGTCCTGGTGTATAGTTTTGTGAGAATATTTCTCCCGACAGGAATTCCTCGGATGCCGTTTTATGTCTTTCTTTTTGCTTGTTTTGTAGAAGTGTTGCAATACTTCCAGTTGGTAGAGATGTTGGGCATTACCAACCATGCAGCCAGAATCATTTTGGGCTCTACGTTCGATTGGGCGGATATAGCTTGTTATGCGGCGGGATGTGTATTTATTGTTTTATTCGAGCGTTTGTTTCAGCATAAGTCATAA